The DNA window AACCCGAGTAGGCCGAGTGCCGCCGGATTGGCGAAGCTCACCTCGGTACCTCCCCGCCGCCGATCATGCCACGCGCCGCCGGCGCGGGTCGAGGCACCGGGCCAGGAAGGGCTCCAGGGGCGCTTCGATCGTGGTGCTGTGGAGCACCACATCGCGCCCCGCGAGCGAACGGCGCTGGGCACGCGCCTCCGCATCCCGCAAGGCGTGGTAGGTCTCGCGATGCGCGCTGGCGTCGACCAGGCGGGTCTCGCCCGTCTCGCGATCCTCGAACAGCACCCGGCCGCGCCAGGGAAACGCCTGCTCGGCATCGGTGAGCAGCTGCACGACCAGGACGTCCTTGCCCGCCGCCGCCAGCTTGCCGGCGAGCGAGGTGATCTCCTCGCCGGCCTCGAAGAGGTCGGTGATCAGAATCGCCAGGCCCGGTGAGCGAAGCGGCTCCCAGAGGCTGCTGAGCGTGTGCTCGCCGGGCCATCGGCCCTGCGCCTGCAAGCGATCCAGGGCGACCGTGTAGCGCTCGAAGTGGCGGCGTCCGCGCCGGCATGGCATGTACTCCAAGCGCTCCGCCGCGAGGCCGATGAGGCCGAAGGCGTCGCCCTGGCGCATGGCCAACCACGCGAGGCTCGCGGCCAGTGCTTTGGCGAAGCGCAGCTTGCTCCACCCGGCGATGTCCTCGCTCTCCAAGGCCATAGAACCGGACAGGTCGATCAGG is part of the Pseudomonadota bacterium genome and encodes:
- a CDS encoding DUF58 domain-containing protein; protein product: MAVDSLIDPRSLAQLRDLRLVAHRVVEGMLSGIHVSRQRGAGLEFNQYRAYEPGDDPSRIDWKLFARSDRYFVREAQRESQLTLWCLIDLSGSMALESEDIAGWSKLRFAKALAASLAWLAMRQGDAFGLIGLAAERLEYMPCRRGRRHFERYTVALDRLQAQGRWPGEHTLSSLWEPLRSPGLAILITDLFEAGEEITSLAGKLAAAGKDVLVVQLLTDAEQAFPWRGRVLFEDRETGETRLVDASAHRETYHALRDAEARAQRRSLAGRDVVLHSTTIEAPLEPFLARCLDPRRRRVA